The nucleotide window AAAGTTCTTAGAAGAAAAAGATTTTGTAGAGGTTGAAACACCTATCTTGCACCCAATTGCGGGTGGGGCTGCAGCCAGGCCCTTTGAGACACATCACAATGCCCTTGATATGGATCTAGTGTTAAGAATCGCCCCTGAGCTATATTTAAAAAGACTGGTTGTAGGCGGAATAGACAGAGTTTTTGAGATAGGAAGGAATTTTAGAAATGAGGGCGTATCCACTCAGCACAACCCAGAGTTTACAATGATGGAGCTCTATCAGGCCTATGCTACATATGAAGATCTAATGGAAATGACAGAAGAGCTTATCTGTCATATTGCTATGGAAGTTAAGGGCTCTCTCAAATTTGAATACGGTGATATACAGATAGATCTTACGCGCCCGTGGAAGAGAATGGAAATAACACAGTCGCTCACAGATGAGTTGGGCGATGAAATACTATCTGATGATAAAAAGCTGTTTGATAAAGCTGACTCTATGGGAATTGACCATAAAGGCGTTAGGGGAAAAGCTATAACTGAAATGTTTGAGGCAATTTTTGAAGAGACACTGATAAATCCGACTTTTGTATACGGATTTCCGTTAGACGTTTCTCCATTAGCCAGAAAAAATGAAGAAAACCCCGAGCTCACTGACAGGTTTGAGCTTTATATCGTTGGCAGAGAAATAGCAAATGCATTCTCTGAGCTAAATGACCCGGTAGATCAAAAAGAAAGATTTGAAAAGCAAATTGAGTTGAAAAATAAAGGAGATGAAGAAGCGCACGAAATGGATCAGGATTATGTCACCGCACTAGAGCACGGTATGCCGCCAACTGCTGGTGAGGGAATAGGGATTGATCGTTTAGTTATGCTGTTTACAAATTCTCCTTCCATAAGGGAAGTGATTTTCTTTCCTCATCTTAGACCCTAATGAAATACGAATATTTTATAGGACTCAGATACCTAAGTTCCAGAAGAAAGCAGAAGTTTACTTCTATCATCGGAATCATATCCGTTCTGGGAGTTATTATAGGTGTAATGGCTCTAAATGTTGTACTAGCTGTAATGGGAGGCTTTGAAGAAGAACTTAGAGAGAAGATTCTCGGCGTGAGTTCTCACGTTGTGGTTCTAAGTTATAACGGCCCCATGAAGGAATACGACAAGATAAAGGAAGATGCTGTTGATTTCCCAGGAGTTATCGGCGCAAGCCCCTTCATATATGGACAGGGAATGATTTCAAGCGAGCGAAATGTATCGGGCTCTGTAATCAGAGGAATAGATCCTAGAACAGCAGGCGAAGTTACTAATATTGAACAGGCAATTGGTAACGGTATAGCTAGAAGAAACAAGACAGATGAGAGGCTGTCTGATGAAGAATTAAGAGAGCTCGGAAGGGGTCTGTTAATAAAACTTACTCAAGAAACTGAGTCTGGCCGCCCGCCCGTTCTGATAGGTAAAGAGCTTGCTGCAAATCTCGGAGTGATTGAGGGGGATGAAGTAAGTCTCGTATCTCCTTTTGGAAAACTTGGACCTTTTGGACAGACTGCGAAAGTTAAGAAATATGAGGTAATAGGAATATTTGACTACGGTATGATTGAGTATGACTCATCCATATCATATGTGAATCTGCCTGATGCAATGGACTTCTTTGATATGGAAGATCAAGTTTCCGGAGTAGAGGTTAAAGTTGAGGATATTTATAATGCTAAAAGCTTAGGTAATGAGCTTACGTCAGTTTTAGGTTTTCCTTATTACACAAGAAACTGGGAAGAGGTTAATCAAAGACTTTTTAAAGCTCTTCGTCTGGAAAGAATAGGAGTTGCAATAATTTTGGGTCTAATAATCCTTGTTGCGGCCCTAAATATAGTAAGCACGTTGACTATGGTTGTTATGGAAAAAGGTAAGGATATAGCTATTTTACGAGCTATGGGGGCAACTAGAAGTGGAATATTAAAGATCTTTGTGACAGAGGGAATGATAATAGGGACAGTGGGTACAATATTGGGAACAGCCCTTGGATATGGTATTTGCTATATGCTTAAAACAAGCGATACAATAAGAAAACTTATTCCGTTTGATAATAATGTCTACCCTATTTCGGACTTTCCAGTTAAAATTGAACCGACTTATTTTATTACTGTTGCAGTAATGAGCGTGCTTATATGCTTTATTGCAACTTTATATCCATCGTTTCAAGCATCTAGGAAAGATCCTATAGAAGCACTGAGGTACGAGTAATATATGCTAATTGAAATAAAGGGATTGTCGAAGGTGTTTGAAACAGTGGGCGCGAGAGTAGAGGCCTTGAAGGGAATAGATTTGAATATATCTGATGGAGAGACACTGGCTGTTGTGGGAGTTTCAGGTTCTGGTAAAAGCACGCTTTTGCACATACTGGGCACTTTGGAGCATCCCTCTGAAGGAGAAGTGTTGTTTGACGGTAAGGATATTTTTACACAGGCTGACCGTTCAATTGCTTCATTTAGGAATAGTGAGATTGGTTTTGTCTTTCAGTTCCATTACCTTCTTCCCGAGTTTACTGCTTTAGAAAATGTTATGATGCCCTGTTTAATAAACGGTATGGATTCAGAACAGGCAAAAGATATATCTCAAGAGATACTAACAAAAGTAGGATTGGAAAACAGATTAGATCACAGGCCAGGAGAATTGTCGGGAGGAGAACAGCAGAGAGTTGCTATCGCCAGAGCTGTTGTGCTTAAGCCAAAAGTTATATTAGCAGATGAGCCTACCGGTAATTTAGATGTTGATACTGGCAGCGCGATTTTAGATTTATTCTTGATGTTAAATGGGGAATATGGAATAACTTCTGTATTAGTTACGCACAATATGGAAATAGCTAACCGTCTTAATAGGAGAATTAGACTTTCTGATGGAAAAATTGTTGATGCAAATTAATAAACGCAATTCTATAGCAGTGCTTTCACTTGCGGGTCTAGTTGTGCTTTTGACCTTTTATCTCTACCCTAATCTGGGACAGGCTAGCAGCGTTGAGAGAATAACACTAGATGATGCTCTTAATTGGGAAGTTGCGCAAGCAGAAACTGAACCACAGAACACCGAAATTGAAGAAGAAGGCGATCTTAGTGCCACAAACAATAATATTGTACAAATTAAGGTAGAAGGTAACAGAAGGGTAGAAAAAGAACTAATTGAACTCAATATTAACTCGCAAGTTGGTCAAACGCTTTCAACTGCCTCCGTAAGAGAAGATGTTAAGAAGATATACGGTCTTGGATCATTTGAAGATGTTACTGCTGAGATAGATAGAACTCCTAATGGAATTATTCTTGTTTATAAAGTAAAAGAAAAACCTATTGTCGCTGATCTTAGAATAAGAGGTAATGACGATATAAAGAGTAAAGATATTCTTGAGGTCGTCACTGTTAGAGAAGGAAAAATAATTGATCTAAACAATGTTAAGAAAACTCAAGAAATTATAGGTCAACTCTATGCTGAAGCAGGACTTGTGGGAACAGTAGTCGATTATGAAATTGAGCCCGAGGGCGATGGGACA belongs to Thermodesulfobacteriota bacterium and includes:
- a CDS encoding ABC transporter ATP-binding protein, which gives rise to MLIEIKGLSKVFETVGARVEALKGIDLNISDGETLAVVGVSGSGKSTLLHILGTLEHPSEGEVLFDGKDIFTQADRSIASFRNSEIGFVFQFHYLLPEFTALENVMMPCLINGMDSEQAKDISQEILTKVGLENRLDHRPGELSGGEQQRVAIARAVVLKPKVILADEPTGNLDVDTGSAILDLFLMLNGEYGITSVLVTHNMEIANRLNRRIRLSDGKIVDAN
- the lysS gene encoding lysine--tRNA ligase is translated as MENEQFEQRKQKLDELKESGINPFSNDFKPDHLAADLISKYADSSEEDLGQVSDVFSLAGRVMAIRDFGKSMFFHIADRSGRIQGYIKRDVVGEDEQKAFKKFVDLGDFVGIKGNLFKTRTGELTVNVTEYKFLTKTLHPLPEKWHGLKDVEVRYRQRYLDLVSNPEIKDIFLTRSKIIALIRKFLEEKDFVEVETPILHPIAGGAAARPFETHHNALDMDLVLRIAPELYLKRLVVGGIDRVFEIGRNFRNEGVSTQHNPEFTMMELYQAYATYEDLMEMTEELICHIAMEVKGSLKFEYGDIQIDLTRPWKRMEITQSLTDELGDEILSDDKKLFDKADSMGIDHKGVRGKAITEMFEAIFEETLINPTFVYGFPLDVSPLARKNEENPELTDRFELYIVGREIANAFSELNDPVDQKERFEKQIELKNKGDEEAHEMDQDYVTALEHGMPPTAGEGIGIDRLVMLFTNSPSIREVIFFPHLRP
- a CDS encoding FtsX-like permease family protein, producing the protein MKYEYFIGLRYLSSRRKQKFTSIIGIISVLGVIIGVMALNVVLAVMGGFEEELREKILGVSSHVVVLSYNGPMKEYDKIKEDAVDFPGVIGASPFIYGQGMISSERNVSGSVIRGIDPRTAGEVTNIEQAIGNGIARRNKTDERLSDEELRELGRGLLIKLTQETESGRPPVLIGKELAANLGVIEGDEVSLVSPFGKLGPFGQTAKVKKYEVIGIFDYGMIEYDSSISYVNLPDAMDFFDMEDQVSGVEVKVEDIYNAKSLGNELTSVLGFPYYTRNWEEVNQRLFKALRLERIGVAIILGLIILVAALNIVSTLTMVVMEKGKDIAILRAMGATRSGILKIFVTEGMIIGTVGTILGTALGYGICYMLKTSDTIRKLIPFDNNVYPISDFPVKIEPTYFITVAVMSVLICFIATLYPSFQASRKDPIEALRYE